The following are encoded together in the Triticum dicoccoides isolate Atlit2015 ecotype Zavitan chromosome 6B, WEW_v2.0, whole genome shotgun sequence genome:
- the LOC119321507 gene encoding S-(+)-linalool synthase, chloroplastic-like: protein MKAYIFSSVSVKPLLLSALPALTGDGVRRDRHRGLFRPCPATRDFHALSDGFNFQEGLESVKARLHQNHKNKREVLTTIDHLKRLCMDHYFQDEIDNAVDSCLDLVHSDNLLEATLSLRLAREAKYDISADEVLRKFTDDNGDFKIDHCKDIRGLVSLQDISHLNMGESSLYKAKEFSRRHLTSAIRHLNPNLARYVRHSLDHPYHVSLMQYKARYHLSYLQSLPTRNTAMEELAVAELYLNKLQHQKEVQEVKRWWMDLGLTREIRTARDQVLKWYMWAMTVVQGFSLSRYRIEITKIISFVYIVDDIFDLVGTQEELSLFSEAIKKWDLAAAGSLPGYMLSCYKALYTVTNEIVDMAEKEHGLNPMDQLRNAWETLFDAFLVERRWLSSNQVPSPEDYLRNGIITSGVPLIFLHLFFMLGHDSTELDGNNIPRVIYSSAKIVRLRDDMGSAKDEVQEGFDGSYKEMYLRENPHADAEEHMLEMITNEWEELNRECFSRTRSSCLSPSFLLASLNLARMTSIIYGYDNEQRLPVLEDSIGMLLL, encoded by the exons ATGAAAGCATACATCTTCTCCTCCGTTTCCGTCAAGCCATTGCTCCTTTCAGCCTTACCGGCGCTGACCGGAGATGGCGTTCGGAGAGATCGCCACCGTGGACTCTTCCGCCCTTGCCCGGCTACACGGGACTTCCATGCGCTGTCTGACGGCTTCAACTTCCAG GAGGGCCTAGAGAGTGTTAAGGCAAGGCTGCATCAAAACCATAAGAACAAGCGGGAGGTGTTGACCACCATTGATCACCTCAAGCGCCTCTGCATGGACCACTATTTCCAAGATGAGATCGATAATGCCGTGGATTCATGCTTGGATCTAGTCCATAGTGATAATCTACTAGAAGCAACGCTTTCACTCAGGCTGGCGAGAGAAGCTAAATATGATATTTCAGCAG ATGAGGTTCTTAGAAAGTTCACTGATGACAATGGTGACTTCAAGATTGACCATTGCAAAGATATCAGAGGGTTGGTCAGCTTGCAGGACATATCACACTTGAACATGGGAGAATCATCACTCTACAAGGCAAAGGAGTTCTCACGAAGACACCTCACATCTGCAATTAGACACTTGAACCCAAACCTTGCAAGATATGTGAGGCATTCACTGGACCATCCCTACCATGTGAGCCTAATGCAGTACAAGGCCAGGTACCACTTGAGTTACCTCCAGAGCTTGCCCACTAGGAACACTGCAATGGAGGAGCTGGCTGTTGCAGAGTTATATCTTAACAAGTTGCAGCATCAGAAGGAAGTGCAAGAGGTTAAGAG GTGGTGGATGGATTTGGGATTGACTCGAGAAATACGAACTGCAAGGGACCAGGTTCTAAAATGGTACATGTGGGCAATGACTGTTGTCCAGGGTTTCTCCTTATCTAGGTACCGGATTGAGATCACAAAGATAATCTCGTTTGTCTATATTGTGGATGACATCTTTGATCTTGTTGGCACCCAAGAGGAGCTTTCCCTCTTCAGCGAGGCGATCAAAAA GTGGGATCTTGCAGCTGCTGGTTCACTCCCGGGCTATATGTTATCATGCTACAAGGCTCTTTACActgtcacaaatgagattgtcgataTGGCAGAAAAAGAGCATGGATTGAACCCTATGGATCAACTCAGGAATGCT TGGGAAACTTTGTTTGATGCATTCCTGGTTGAGAGAAGATGGCTATCTTCAAACCAGGTCCCTTCACCGGAGGACTACCTAAGAAACGGCATTATCACATCAGGAGTACCACTTATATTCTTGCATCTCTTCTTCATGCTAGGGCATGATTCGACAGAGCTCGACGGCAACAACATTCCTCGGGTCATCTACTCCTCTGCAAAGATCGTGAGGCTCCGGGATGACATGGGTAGTGCTAAG GATGAAGTGCAAGAAGGGTTCGATGGTTCCTACAAGGAGATGTACCTGAGAGAGAATCCTCATGCCGATGCGGAGGAGCACATGCTGGAGATGATAACAAATGAGTGGGAGGAGCTCAACAGGGAGTGTTTCTCTAGGACAAGATCGTCTTGCTTGTCACCCAGTTTTCTCCTAGCGTCACTCAACTTGGCGAGGATGACCAGCATCATTTATGGCTATGATAACGAGCAGAGGCTCCCCGTCCTGGAGGATTCCATTGGGATGCTCCTCTTATGA